The genomic stretch GATATGGATTTTGAGGGAGTGGCACCCACTGGCAAACTTCCTAAAAAAATAGACTTCGGCCTGTTACCTGCCGCAGACAAGACAAATTTCACCGCATTGATCTTTGGCGATCCACAACCATACACCATAGAAGAGGTCAATCATTTTGACAATGGTGTCGTTTCCGAAGTAGCAGGCATCGAAGACATCGACTTTGGGCTGTCACTGGGAGACCTGGTCGGTAATGACCTGGATCTTTTTGATCCTTACATTGCGGCCACCGCCAAGGTGGGTGTGCCATGGTACAATGTCCTGGGAAATCATGACCTTAACTTCGATGCACAGGAAGACCATCTGGCCGACGAAACATTTGAAGCACATTTTGGTCCGGCCAATTATGCCTTTAACCACGGCAAGGTTCACTTTATCGTCCTTGACGATGTAATGTACCCTGATCCACGGGATGGCAAAGGATACTGGGGAGGCTTTCGGGAAGACCAATTGGAATTTGTAAAAAACGATTTGAAATACGTTCCCAAAGATCACTTGATCGTATTGGCATTCCATATTCCATTAAGCGAACCAAATGGCGATCCTTTTAATGATGAAGAGCGCCAGCAGCTGTTTGACTTGCTGAAGGATTATCCACAGACCCTATCACTTTCCGCACATACCCATTTGCAAAAACAAGACTTCTTCTTTGAGAAAGACGGTTGGGGACAGGCTACCCCACACCACCACTATAACGTGGGTACTACCTCGGGAGACTGGTACTCTGGCGAACTCAATGAGAAAGGTATTCCCAAGTCCACCATGCGAGATGGGACACCAAAAGGGTACGCTTTCTTGGACTTTACAGGAAACCAATATGAAGTGAGGTACAAGGTGGTCGATCAGAATGACGATTATCAAATGGCCATCTTTGCACCGAAGGTGCTGGAAAAAGACAAGCGCACATCCGCAGGCATCTTTGTGAATTTTTTTATGGGCACTGCAGACGACCAGGTACGCTATAGAATTGATAATGGTCCTTGGAAAAAAATGACCTATCTGGAAGAATATGATCCCACTTACCTGATGGATGTGTATAAGTGGGACACTACTGATGAGTTATTGGACGGTAGGCGTCCTTCCAATCCTGTAAAAAGCACCCACCTCTGGCGTGCTGGCATTGATGCCAAATTGGAAAAAGGTGCCCACACCATTGAAGTGGAAGCCACTGATATGTTTGGCAAAACGCATTATGGTAAAAAGACTTACCACATTCGCTAATTTTTTAGATTTAGTTTGTAGCCGGAGAGCACCTGTGCTTTCCGGCTCTTTTTTGTGCCACAAAGGCTCCAAGGCACAAAGAGAATTTGTTCCTACTATAGCCCATGTTCCCATTTGATTATCTCCAAATATTGTCTAATACTCTAATTGACCGTGTTGTTCCGCAGCACAGCTGTCGGAATTAAATTTTTAACTCAATATTGCTGGCACTTTACATTTGGCTCAGGAGAAATTAAAAAGGGAAGATAACAAGGGAATGAGCATACCTGCCTTTATACCAGTTCAGA from Echinicola soli encodes the following:
- a CDS encoding calcineurin-like phosphoesterase C-terminal domain-containing protein, whose protein sequence is MKKLLFTGLLLAASWTAIAQETAKGTVYEDLNQNGKKDRKEDGISQVAVSNGVEVVLTDKKGRYELPVGEDQIIFVIKPAGYQSPVNEQNLPQYFYIHKPNGSPDMDFEGVAPTGKLPKKIDFGLLPAADKTNFTALIFGDPQPYTIEEVNHFDNGVVSEVAGIEDIDFGLSLGDLVGNDLDLFDPYIAATAKVGVPWYNVLGNHDLNFDAQEDHLADETFEAHFGPANYAFNHGKVHFIVLDDVMYPDPRDGKGYWGGFREDQLEFVKNDLKYVPKDHLIVLAFHIPLSEPNGDPFNDEERQQLFDLLKDYPQTLSLSAHTHLQKQDFFFEKDGWGQATPHHHYNVGTTSGDWYSGELNEKGIPKSTMRDGTPKGYAFLDFTGNQYEVRYKVVDQNDDYQMAIFAPKVLEKDKRTSAGIFVNFFMGTADDQVRYRIDNGPWKKMTYLEEYDPTYLMDVYKWDTTDELLDGRRPSNPVKSTHLWRAGIDAKLEKGAHTIEVEATDMFGKTHYGKKTYHIR